In Mesorhizobium sp. J428, the genomic window CCTCGGCGAAGTCAGCCTGTTGCCGCCTATCCTCCAGCCGGACAAGATCATCTGCATCGGCTTGAACTACATGTCCCATATCAAGGAAACGGGGCGCGACAAGCCGGAATATCCATCCATCTTCACGCGCTATCCGTCCTCGATCGTCGGTCACCGTCAATCTCTGGTGCGGCCCACAGTTTCGGACCAGTTCGATTTCGAGGGCGAGCTGGCCGTCATCATCGGCAAGCGAACCCGAGCTGTGTCAAGCGCCGACGCCATGAAACATGTCGCTGGTTACACGTGCCTGAATGACGGCTCGATCCGCGACTACCAGCGTCACACGACCCAGTTCTGGTCAGGGAAAAACTTCGTCGGCACTGGTTCGATGGGCCCCTGGCTGGTGACGGCCGACGAGTTCGGAGATCCGGCAACCAGAACGCTCCAAACCCGCCTGAACGGTGAAATGGTCCAGGACGCGGCCATTTCAGACCTGGCCTTTTCCGTTCCCGAGCTTGTCGCATACCTCTCCATCGTGACCGAATTGCTGCCGGGCGACGTGATTGCAACCGGAACGCCAGGTGGAGTCGGTGTCTTTCGCAATCCGAAGCTTTTCATGAAGCCGGGTGACGAAGTCGAAGTCGATATCAGCGGTATTGGCACCTTGCGCAACACTGTCGTGGCGGAAGGCTGAAGATGCAACGGGTATGCTCATGACAGTCCCGTGTTCTCAGGAAGCCATCGTGATCCGAACCGCCGGCGGGCCTGAAGCCCTGCAACTGGATCGCGTTCCGATCCCGATCGTGACGGCTGGAATGGTGCTGATCCGCGTGACAGCTGCTGGCGTCAACCGACACGACGTCAATCAACGGATCGCTGGCAAACATACCGATGGGACGCCAATTCCCGGTCTCGAGGTCTGTGGCGAAGTCGTGAGTCTCGGCGAAGGAGTGACCGAGCCCAGGCTCGGAGATCGTGTAATGGCACTGGTTCAAGGAGGCGGCTACGGTCAGTATGTGGCCGCTTCGGCGGCCCTTGCGTTGCCGGCACCGACAAGTCTGACTGACACCGAAGCAGCTTCTCTGCCGGAAGCCCTCTTCACGACATGGTGGAACTATTTCGGGTTGATGGCGCTCGAAAAGGATCAGTATGCACTGATACACGGCGGCACGAGCGGCGTTGGGCACCTGGCGTTGCAGGCATTGTCCAGCCTTGGTTACAAGCCTATCGCGACAGCAGGGTCACTTGTCAAAGTGGCGGCTGCGCTCGAATTTGGAGCCCTGGCGGCCTTTTCCTACTCAGATCCTGACCTGGCAAACAAAGTAATGACCGCAACGGCCGGTCAGGGAATCTCGGCATTGCTGGACATGTCGGGCGGAGCGCATATCGAACAGGACGTCGCGATGATGGCCGAAGACGGATGGATCGCTCACCTGTCTGGCGGAACCGGGGAATTCAAACTGCCGT contains:
- a CDS encoding fumarylacetoacetate hydrolase family protein; translation: MRISSYQRPDGIVSFGVVEGDVISEASEEIRATYRDVRGLLEAGAAAELKSTGTTFRLGEVSLLPPILQPDKIICIGLNYMSHIKETGRDKPEYPSIFTRYPSSIVGHRQSLVRPTVSDQFDFEGELAVIIGKRTRAVSSADAMKHVAGYTCLNDGSIRDYQRHTTQFWSGKNFVGTGSMGPWLVTADEFGDPATRTLQTRLNGEMVQDAAISDLAFSVPELVAYLSIVTELLPGDVIATGTPGGVGVFRNPKLFMKPGDEVEVDISGIGTLRNTVVAEG
- a CDS encoding zinc-binding dehydrogenase → MIRTAGGPEALQLDRVPIPIVTAGMVLIRVTAAGVNRHDVNQRIAGKHTDGTPIPGLEVCGEVVSLGEGVTEPRLGDRVMALVQGGGYGQYVAASAALALPAPTSLTDTEAASLPEALFTTWWNYFGLMALEKDQYALIHGGTSGVGHLALQALSSLGYKPIATAGSLVKVAAALEFGALAAFSYSDPDLANKVMTATAGQGISALLDMSGGAHIEQDVAMMAEDGWIAHLSGGTGEFKLPLRTVMARRIRLTGSLLRPLPLDRKRRIAEKLRHEVLPLVGTKIRPRIAAEFNLARAAEAHRLLEEGQQIGKIVLRVADQ